GTAAGCTGGGCATGACAATGTCATGGCATTTTGCATTCTGTGTGCTCGTGCTTCAATATAGACGCTCTTCCGTCGAAAGACAAGGGCGGGGAGGGGCGTCATGGCAGAAGATCGGGCGGGAGCCGGATGGCCCATCAGCGCCTGGATCCAGGCGCTGATGGGTATTACCACCAGATCAGGGGTGTGATATCCAGGCGTCGGATATCCAGCGGCGAGTTATTGATGACGCGCAGTGTGCAGGCGAAGCGTCCGCTGTTGGGGCAGGGCAGCATGCCATGGAAGCGATAGAGGTTGCCATCTATGTGTTCGACACTGTTGAGCACCTGCGTCTGCCCCTGCTGGATGCTGCGACCGGTGTGCTCCATCCTGCCGTAGTAGGCTTCGACAATGACATCCTGGGGAGTCAGATTGCCCAGGTTGACTTCGGCCACCACCGGTGCCAGTTCTCCAACTCCCAGTTCAGTGCCCTGGCCGATGGTGACGCTGCGCACAGAGACGCTGCTCCAGTGAGCTCTGACACGGCTGTTCCATGTGGCCACGTGGCGGGCGTGGGCAAAATTTTCAAACTCAAACTGATTCCAGTTAATACTGGCGTTCAGGTAATATCTGGTGGTGTAGTTTTCCACCATGTTATTGGTGTTGAATACCGGCAACAGATTGACCATGGCCTCTTTGACCATCTGGAGCCACTTGCGCGGGATACCATCGGCGGAGCGGGTGTAGAAGGCTGGCAGCACTTCGTTTTCCAGCAGTGAATAGATGGAATTGCTTTCCACCTCGTCCTGAAAACTCAGGTCGTCGTAGGTTTCGCGTCCGCCGATACTCCAGCCCAGCTCCGGGTCGTACCCCTCTTCCCACCATCCATCGAGAATACTCATGTTGAGTCCGGCGTTGGGTGTCACCTTCATGCCCGAGGTGCCACAGGCTTCAAGGGGGCGACGGGGATTATTGAGCCACAGGTCAACACCCTGAACCAGCTTGCGGCCAAGGCTGATATCATAGTCTTCCAGAAAGACGATTTTATGGCGGAATTCCGGCAGTCCGACGGTGTGGATTATCTCCTTGATGATGCGCTTGCCGCCCTCGTCGCGGGGGTGGGCCTTGCCGGCAAAGATAAACTGCACTGGCCGGCTTTCGTCAGCCAGTATGCTGCGCAGCCGATCCAGGTCATTGAAGAGCAGGTTGCCACGCTTGTAGGTGGCGAAGCGGCGGGCAAAACCGATAGTCAGGGCTTTAGGGTCGAGCACCTCATCGGCCAGGGCCATTTCGCTTTTTGAGGCACCGCGGCGCTGCAGGGATTCCTTGAGTCGCTTGCGCACAAAGGTTATCAGGCGACGGCGCAGCCCCTCCCTGGCGTGCCACAGTTCAGGATCCGGAATGCTGCGGACTTTTTTCCAGATTTCCTTGTCATAGGGGTCATCCACCCAGCGTTCGCCCAAGTAGCGCTCCAGCAGGTCTTTCATATCGCGG
This portion of the Desulfurispirillum indicum S5 genome encodes:
- the glgP gene encoding alpha-glucan family phosphorylase codes for the protein MKNFSYYTVVPKLPEPLKPLQEISQNMWWSWQTDAIELFYRIDQDLWNNPSIEHNPIRLIGALSWERLEELAEDEGFLNHMNSVYREFQHYMTLETWYSRLSRDWQNFTIAYFSLEYGIHESLPIYSGGLGILSGDHLKSASELGIPLVGVGLLYRHGYFRQSLNADGWQHERYPENDFHNMPISLVRDKSGSPIKPYIDYPFGRVFFQIWQVAVGRITLYLLDACLDENAPEGREITKQLYGGDEEMRLKQEVLLGIGGIRALKSIGINPTVCHMNEGHSGFMPLERIRYLMHEQSLGFDAAFEAVYATNIFTTHTPVPAGNDRFTAEQVMKYLGKYIKELGIDAESFLGLGRENPDNKSELFCMTVIAIRMAGFKNGVSQLHGSVSRQMWKNIWPTVPEQETPIEHITNGVHVLSWLSRDMKDLLERYLGERWVDDPYDKEIWKKVRSIPDPELWHAREGLRRRLITFVRKRLKESLQRRGASKSEMALADEVLDPKALTIGFARRFATYKRGNLLFNDLDRLRSILADESRPVQFIFAGKAHPRDEGGKRIIKEIIHTVGLPEFRHKIVFLEDYDISLGRKLVQGVDLWLNNPRRPLEACGTSGMKVTPNAGLNMSILDGWWEEGYDPELGWSIGGRETYDDLSFQDEVESNSIYSLLENEVLPAFYTRSADGIPRKWLQMVKEAMVNLLPVFNTNNMVENYTTRYYLNASINWNQFEFENFAHARHVATWNSRVRAHWSSVSVRSVTIGQGTELGVGELAPVVAEVNLGNLTPQDVIVEAYYGRMEHTGRSIQQGQTQVLNSVEHIDGNLYRFHGMLPCPNSGRFACTLRVINNSPLDIRRLDITPLIWW